From the genome of Impatiens glandulifera chromosome 9, dImpGla2.1, whole genome shotgun sequence, one region includes:
- the LOC124916623 gene encoding senescence-associated protein AAF, chlorolplastic isoform X1: MAITAATSVSNSSLVTESTQMSKLGGGDHNRAFAKSPRHINFQGSFHDGDQLGRRRRRQSSGHSFLKFSKTTLWHVCGKPRISFFSRLPTIICRQNTTEKQECTRSYSDSNPDSKRAQDSDVFRLEDACQFIYNDAKFVNERARSDIFLLSRSIMSMDERARQDVAIIGSGFLKLDARARKDTEKIDTNVKRKAEFLHHIAMILKEKAESRLKKAADKHWSDGALEADLRRADFFAKQRALEDALTALEFVKNIHDMMVTEMYKLKRDSSSSSSESIQGHITIEKNGKTHDFFPGEVSSDRISAIQEAYLSMASAFYEADGIDYTDPEELELLVATLIDLDAMDGKSSVSLLAECSSSPDVNTRKALANALATAPSMWTLGNAGMGALQRLAEDSNPSIAGAASRAISELEKQWEIEEGDSWRFMMNQEELGKDLDSDQERT; the protein is encoded by the exons ATGGCAATAACTGCTGCAACCAGTGTCTCTAACAGTTCCTTGGTTACTGAGAGTACACAGATGAGTAAATTAGGAGGTGGAGATCATAACCGTGCATTTGCTAAGTCACCACGACATATAAACTTTCAAGGCTCATTCCATGATGGTGATCAgctaggaagaagaagaagaagacaaagcaGTGGACACTCATTCTTAAAGTTTTCTAAAACCACCTTATGGCATGTATGTGGGAAGCCTAGGATTTCGTTCTTTTCACGATTGCCAACTATAATATGTCGCCAGAACACCACCGAAAAACAAGAATGTACAAGAAGTTATAGCGATTCAAATCCAGACTCGAAAAG AGCACAAGATTCCGATGTCTTTAGATTAGAAGATGCATGCCAATTTATCTACAATGACGCCAAGTTTGTAAACGAAAGGGCTCGGAGTGATATTTTCTTGCTTTCTCG GAGTATAATGAGTATGGATGAACGGGCGCGTCAAGATGTTGCCATAATTGGGTCAGGGTTTCTCAAGCTCGACG CTCGTGCGAGAAAGGATACTGAGAAAATCGACACCAATGTGAAGAGAAAAGCTGAATTTCTTCATCATATCGCGATG ATCTTGAAAGAGAAAGCAGAGTCCAGATTGAAGAAAGCTGCTGACAAACACTGGAGTGATGGAGCATTGGAG GCTGACTTGAGACGAGCAGACTTCTTTGCCAAACAACGTGCTTTGGAAGATGCACTGACAGCATTAGAG TTTGTGAAGAACATCCATGATATGATGGTGACAGAGATGTACAAGTT GAAAAGGgattcatcttcatcatcatcagagAGCATTCAAGGACATATAACTATTGAAAAGAATGGAAAAACACACGATTTCTTTCCTGGAGAAGTTTCATCTGATCGGATAAGTGCTATTCAG GAAGCTTACTTGAGCATGGCATCTGCCTTTTATGAAGCTGATGGAATTGACTACACTGATCCAGAAGAG CTTGAATTACTAGTTGCAACACTGATTGATCTGGACGCCATGGATGGAAAGAGCAGTGTGTCTCTACTGGCTGAATGTTCAAGCTCTCCTGATGTAAATACCAG AAAGGCGTTGGCTAATGCTTTGGCAACAGCACCCTCTATGTGGACTCTTGGAAACGCTGGCATGGGAGCATTGCAG AGATTAGCTGAAGATAGCAATCCATCGATTGCTGGAGCAGCGTCGAGAGCAATTAGTGAATTGGAGAAACAATGGGAAATAGAAGAGGGTGATAGCTGGAGGTTCATGATGAACCAGGAGGAGCTGGGAAAGGACTTAGATAGTGACCAAGAACGAACATGA
- the LOC124916112 gene encoding geranylgeranyl pyrophosphate synthase, chloroplastic-like — MASTLIPNLYGKKSSIFLHDPIIRTRKGSSIMLNIINSKFYIKAIHVANSQTSKLKELRRPLLNLPQDDHHEFHFQDYIQSKGLKINKALDLSIPLQEPFKIHDAMRYSLLAGGKRIRPILCIAACELVGGNETISMPMACALEMIHTMSLIHDDLPCMDNDDLRRGKPTNHKVYGEETAVLAGDALLSLAFQHVAAHTRYVPSERVVQAIVELASSVGSEGLVAGQIVDIGSEGKEVNLKDLEYIHIHKTSKLLEAAVVCGAILGGGDAAAVEGVRKYARCVGLMFQVVDDILDITKSSSELGKTAGKDLVSDKATYPKLMGIEGAREFAGELARQAVDELGCFDPAKAAPLYHLANYIAYRQN, encoded by the exons atggccTCAACTCTCATTCCAAACTTGTATGGAAAAAAGAGCTCAATATTTCTTCATGATCCCATCATTAGAACCCGAAAAGGCTCCAGCATCATGCTCAATATCATCAACTCAAAATTCTACATTAAGGCCATTCATGTTGCGAATTCTCAAACTtcaaaattgaaagaattaCGGAGGCCATTATTAAATCTACCTCAAGATGATCATCATGAGTTTCATTTTCAAGATTACATCCAATCCAAAGGACTAAAAATCAACAAGGCCCTTGATTTATCAATTCCTCTTCAAGAGCCATTCAAGATTCACGATGCCATGAGATACTCCCTTCTTGCCGGAGGGAAACGTATAAGACCCATCCTCTGCATAGCCGCTTGCGAATTGGTCGGAGGAAACGAAACCATTTCCATGCCGATGGCATGTGCCTTGGAGATGATTCACACCATGTCTCTAATACATGATGACCTCCCCTGCATGGACAACGATGACCTAAGACGGGGAAAGCCCACCAACCATAAAGTCTATGGGGAGGAAACCGCTGTTCTCGCCGGCGACGCTCTTTTATCTCTAGCCTTCCAACATGTGGCGGCACACACCCGCTATGTACCATCCGAACGGGTCGTCCAAGCCATCGTAGAGCTTGCGTCTTCGGTTGG GTCAGAAGGTCTGGTGGCTGGGCAAATAGTTGATATAGGTAGCGAGGGAAAAGAAGTGAATTTAAAGGATTTGGAATACATTCACATTCACAAGACATCAAAGCTATTAGAAGCAGCGGTGGTTTGCGGGGCGATTTTAGGTGGTGGGGATGCGGCTGCGGTAGAGGGTGTGAGGAAGTATGCAAGGTGTGTGGGGTTGATGTTTCAAGTGGTGGATGATATATTGGACATCACCAAGTCATCATCGGAGTTGGGAAAGACTGCCGGAAAAGATTTGGTAAGCGACAAGGCCACATACCCAAAGTTGATGGGAATCGAGGGGGCAAGAGAGTTCGCCGGAGAGCTGGCTAGGCAGGCCGTCGACGAGCTGGGTTGCTTTGATCCGGCCAAGGCGGCGCCATTGTATCATTTGGCCAATTATATTGCTTATCgccaaaattaa
- the LOC124916111 gene encoding rhamnogalacturonate lyase B-like, giving the protein MMRGVDGFYTYAKFERFQGWPSMSIDQTRVAFKLNQQMFSYMAVSDTRQGIMPTEEDRIRGISLDYKEAVLLTDPSNPFFKDKVDDKYQFSSDIKDNRVHGWVSSNPAVGFWVITPSNEYKMGGPLKQELSSHVGPTSLEVFFSSHYAGEVSMMFADGEPWEKVFGPTFIYLNSVSHDIKNPGWTLWEDAKNRLMEESNNWPYNFARLESGFPGSKERGVVWGRLLVRDWYMSQGIMNGSYAYVGLAAPGEPTSWQTENKGYQFWTEADSNGQFSIKNVRPGNYNLFAWVPGVIGDYRYEIQVNVTQGGMIGLGDIVYWPVRAGPTLWEIGVPDRTAAEFYVPDPRPERINPVFGQQKDNFRHYGLWERYSDLYPEKDLVYTVGTSNYSKDWFYAHVTRRKADNSHVPTTWTILFDLVNVNKNGTYYFRIALAASSLARLEIRINDPKLTQADYLTRMIGRDNAIARHGIHGLYRMLSFKIPGWKLWSGRNAFYLTQSIGNNPFSGFMYDYLRLEGPA; this is encoded by the exons ATGATGAGAGGAGTTGATGGGTTTTATACATATGCAAAATTTGAAAGGTTTCAAGGATGGCCATCTATGAGCATTGACCAAACAAGGGTTGCTTTCAAACTTAACCAACAAAT GTTTAGTTACATGGCGGTATCGGATACAAGACAAGGAATTATGCCAACTGAAGAAGATCGAATTCGTGGAATTTCTCTTGATTATAAAGAGGCTGTTCTTCTCACCGATCCATCTAACCCATTTTTTAAAGACAAg gTGGATGACAAATACCAATTTTCAAGTGATATAAAAGATAACCGGGTCCACGGGTGGGTATCCTCAAACCCGGCTGTTGGCTTTTGGGTCATAACGCCAAGCAATGAGTACAAAATGGGCGGGCCACTCAAGCAAGAGCTTAGCTCTCATGTTGGACCAACTAGCTTAGAA GTATTTTTTAGTTCGCATTATGCTGGGGAAGTGTCAATGATGTTTGCAGATGGAGAGCCATGGGAGAAGGTCTTCGGCCCGACTTTCATCTACCTTAACTCTGTTTCGCATGACATTAAGAACCCTGGTTGGACCCTTTGGGAGGACGCCAAAAACAGG TTGATGGAAGAAAGTAATAACTGGCCATACAATTTCGCGCGGTTGGAGTCTGGTTTTCCCGGTTCTAAGGAGCGTGGGGTGGTTTGGGGTCGATTACTCGTCCGTGATTG GTATATGAGCCAAGGGATCATGAATGGAAGCTATGCTTATGTGGGTCTGGCTGCACCAGGGGAACCTACTTCCTGGCAGACAGAAAATAAG GGATATCAGTTCTGGACAGAAGCTGACTCGAATGGCCAATTCTCAATAAAGAATGTCCGACCAGGGAACTACAATTTGTTCGCATGGGTCCCCGGAGTCATAGGAGATTATCGTTACGAAATTCAAGTCAATGTCACTCAAG GTGGGATGATCGGGCTTGGAGATATTGTGTATTGGCCGGTTCGGGCAGGGCCGACCTTGTGGGAAATTGGTGTTCCTGATCGAACCGCGGCTGAGTTCTACGTGCCAGATCCAAGACCGGAGCGAATCAACCCTGTTTTTGGACAACAAAAGGACAA TTTTAGACATTATGGATTATGGGAACGTTATAGTGACTTATACCCTGAGAAGGATCTCGTCTACACTGTTGGAACCAGTAATTACTCTAAAGACTGGTTTTATGCTCATGTTACTAG GAGAAAAGCAGACAATTCACATGTGCCCACAACATGGACAATTTTATTTGATCTTGTGAATGTCAATAAGAATGGAACTTATTACTTTCGTATAGCTCTCGCAGCGTCCTCTCTAGCGCGATTGGAG ATTCGAATCaatgatccgaagttgacacaAGCAGATTATTTGACGAGAATGATTGGGAGAGATAACGCGATAGCGAGACACGGGATTCATGGACTTTACAGGATGTTGAGTTTTAAGATACCCGGATGGAAGCTTTGGTCCGGTAGAAATGCCTTTTATCTTACTCAGTCAATAGGCAACAATCCTTTCAGTGGATTCATGTATGACTATCTTCGGTTAGAAGGCCCTGCATGA
- the LOC124916622 gene encoding DNA repair protein RAD4: MRTRKQAERENQTNGSLTAISHDSVGKILKRAKTNPRKKDQGWEDVDKMKKSSDAGERNTEKPDIQMKENSLQQEPCSDALPNMEGGSFQSNPPVGEEMDVQWEEGSTSTFLSAKNHSESLVAAVTNEKSCKTSNSPDMHSESMAKCMTIEFDATTKSTPKKTIRRASTEEKEIAELVHKVHLLCLLGRGRLIDAACNDPLIQASLLSILPSQLSEISRIEKLTVKALVPVVHWFHNNFHARGTTDSKRSFSSALVHALETREGTSEEVAALSVALFRALNLTTRFVTILDISPVKPETTKSESTDEHASARKGIFGAATLMVSRLDQASASSVKQFSLDDRTNASEAFSKDTCGSKNNKRLCNSNKFKEPCVVNQQKLASNAACEGCDDELPVKKSGDPKRKGDLEYQMQLEMALSATAVGGLDCSSNPSGNSAALVKRIRTDENEDSTRLSQGISTAIGSRKVGAPLHWAEVYCPGENMTGKWVHIDVVNAIIDGEEKVEAAAAACKTSLRYVVAFAGSGAKDITRRYCMKWYKIAPQRVDSDWWNAVLAPLKELESRATGGESVRHEKESALNRNALEDMELETRALTEPLPSNQQAYKNHPLYALERWLTKYQILHPKGPVLGFCSGQPVYPRATVQILHTKNRWLCEGLQLKANELPAKVLKCSRRLNKPPQAFEGGDHEEETSKREVMLYGKWQTEPLILPHAVNGIVPKNERGQVDVWSEKCLPPGTVHLRLRFVHLVAKRFEIDYAPAMVGFEFRNGRSFPVFEGIVVCAEFKEVILEAYAEQEERRMLEEKKRNEAQAASRWYQLLSSIITRQKLNNRYGNNNNNNTTSTHISAKKPEVFDDGGCKDKQIRQMESNTGDLLAKMGEEHEHEHAFVLDEELDDETSWMRTKRCYCGFSIQVEEL, from the exons ATGCGAACCAGAAAGCAAGCCGAGCGTGAGAATCAGACAAATG GTTCTCTTACAGCAATATCACACGATTCTGTTGGCAAGATTTTGAAACGAGCAAAAACCAATCCAAGGAAAAAAGACCAAGGATGGGAGGATGTAGACAAG ATGAAAAAGAGTTCAGATGCTGGAGAAAGGAATACTGAGAAACCAGATATACAAATGAAAGAAAACAGTTTACAACAAGAACCATGTAGTGACGCGTTACCTAATATGGAAGGAGGAAGCTTCCAGAGTAATCCACCTGTGGGAGAAGAAATGGATGTACAATGGGAAGAGGGGTCAACATCCACTTTTCTATCTGCAAAGAATCACTCAGAGTCTTTGGTTGCCGCTGTAACTAATGAGAAATCCTGTAAAACATCAAATTCTCCAGACATGCATTCTGAATCCATGGCTAAGTGTATGACTATAGAATTTGATGCAACAACAAAGTCTACCCCAAAAAAGACTATTCGTCGAGCTTCAACTGAGGAAAAg GAAATTGCTGAGCTTGTGCATAAGGTCCATTTACTTTGCTTACTTGGAAGGGGAAGGTTGATTGATGCGGCTTGTAATGATCCTCTTATTCAG GCTTCACTACTGTCAATTTTACCATCTCAATTGTCTGAGATATCAAGGATTGAAAAATTGACTGTCAAGGCTTTGGTTCCAGTTGTTCATTGG TTTCATAATAACTTCCATGCTAGAGGTACAACTGATTCAAAGCGATCATTTAGTTCAGCTTTAGTGCATGCTCTTGAGACTCGTGAAGGGACTTCAGAGGAG GTTGCTGCTTTGTCTGTTGCATTGTTTAGAGCTCTTAACCTTACAACCAg ATTTGTGACAATCCTGGACATATCTCCAGTGAAACCTGAAACTACTAAGTCTGAATCAACTGATGAGCATGCAAGCGCTCGTAAAGGCATATTTGGTGCTGCAACATTGATGGTGTCTAGATTAGATCAGGCATCTGCTTCTTCTGTTAAACAATTTTCATTAGATGATAGGACCAATGCAAGTGAAGCTTTTTCAAAAGACACTTGTGGATCCAAGAACAATAAGAGGTTATGCAACTCCAATAAATTTAAAGAACCTTGTGTGGTTAATCAGCAAAAACTAGCTTCAAATGCAGCCTGTGAAGGCTGTGATGATGAACTCCCTGTCAAGAAATCTGGGGATCCAAAGAGAAAAGGTGATTTGGAATATCAGATGCAGTTGGAAATGGCTCTCTCTGCTACAGCAGTGGGGGGTTTAGACTGCAGTTCAAACCCCTCAGGAAATTCCGCTGCTCTTGTTAAAAGAATAAGAACGGATGAAAATGAAGATTCTACGCGGTTATCTCAGGGGATATCTACTGCTATTGGATCAAGAAAAGTTGGAGCTCCTCTACATTGGGCAGAAGTCTATTGCCCTGGAGAAAACATGACAGGAAAGTGGGTTCATATTGATGTAGTTAATGCCATTATAGATGGAGAAGAGAAAGTAGAAGCTGCAGCTGCAGCTTGCAAAACGTCTTTGAGATATGTTGTTGCTTTTGCAGGATCTGGGGCCAAAGATATAACTCGCAG GTATTGCATGAAATGGTACAAGATAGCACCACAAAGAGTTGATTCTGATTGGTGGAATGCAGTATTGGCTCCACTAAAGGAGCTGGAGTCACGTGCAACAGGTGGTGAATCAGTTAGACATGAAAAAGAAAGCGCATTGAATCGGAACGCCCTTGAGGACATGGAGTTGGAAACCCGAGCATTAACTGAGCCTCTTCCATCTAACCAGCAA GCTTACAAAAACCATCCCTTATATGCACTTGAGAGATGGCTTACCAAATATCAGATACTACATCCTAAGGGTCCAGTATTAGGGTTCTGTTCTGGTCAGCCCGTTTACCCACGGGCTACCGTGCAAATACTACATACCAAAAACAGATGGCTGTGTGAAGGGCTTCAACTCAAAGCCAATGAGCTTCCTGCCAAG GTGTTGAAATGTTCAAGGAGACTGAACAAGCCGCCACAAGCATTTGAAGGCGGTGACCATGAAGAAGAGACTAGTAAACGAGAAGTTATGCTCTATGGGAAGTGGCAGACTGAACCTTTGATTCTGCCTCATGCTGTCAATGGGATTGTCCCAAag AATGAACGTGGCCAAGTCGATGTCTGGTCCGAAAAGTGTCTACCCCCAGGAACTGTGCACTTGAGGCTGCGGTTTGTTCATCTTGTTGCAAAGAGGTTTGAAATTGACTATGCGCCTGCTATGGTTGGGTTCGAGTTCCGTAATGGCCGTTCTTTTCCTGTATTTGAAGGAATTGTGGTTTGTGCAGAGTTCAAAGAAGTAATCTTGGAG GCATATGCAGaacaagaagaaagaagaatgcTGGAAGAAAAGAAGAGGAACGAAGCTCAAGCTGCTTCTAGATGGTATCAGCTTCTTTCATCCATCATAACGCGTCAAAAGCTCAACAATCGCTATggaaataacaataataataatactaccTCTACACACATCTCTGCAAAAAAGCCCGAAGTTTTCGATGACGGTGGATGCAAGGACAAGCAAATCAGGCAGATGGAGTCGAATACAGGTGATTTGTTAGCGAAAATGGGAGAGGAGCACGAACATGAGCATGCCTTTGTTTTAGATGAGGAGTTGGATGATGAGACGAGTTGGATGCGAACAAAGCGATGTTACTGTGGGTTTTCTATTCAAGTGGAGGAGTTGTGA
- the LOC124916623 gene encoding senescence-associated protein SPA15, chloroplastic isoform X2 yields the protein MAITAATSVSNSSLVTESTQMSKLGGGDHNRAFAKSPRHINFQGSFHDGDQLGRRRRRQSSGHSFLKFSKTTLWHVCGKPRISFFSRLPTIICRQNTTEKQECTRSYSDSNPDSKRAQDSDVFRLEDACQFIYNDAKFVNERARSDIFLLSRSIMSMDERARQDVAIIGSGFLKLDARARKDTEKIDTNVKRKAEFLHHIAMILKEKAESRLKKAADKHWSDGALEADLRRADFFAKQRALEDALTALEFVKNIHDMMVTEMYKLKRDSSSSSSESIQGHITIEKNGKTHDFFPGEVSSDRISAIQEAYLSMASAFYEADGIDYTDPEELELLVATLIDLDAMDGKSSVSLLAECSSSPDVNTRKALANALATAPSMWTLGNAGMGALQVCAEIS from the exons ATGGCAATAACTGCTGCAACCAGTGTCTCTAACAGTTCCTTGGTTACTGAGAGTACACAGATGAGTAAATTAGGAGGTGGAGATCATAACCGTGCATTTGCTAAGTCACCACGACATATAAACTTTCAAGGCTCATTCCATGATGGTGATCAgctaggaagaagaagaagaagacaaagcaGTGGACACTCATTCTTAAAGTTTTCTAAAACCACCTTATGGCATGTATGTGGGAAGCCTAGGATTTCGTTCTTTTCACGATTGCCAACTATAATATGTCGCCAGAACACCACCGAAAAACAAGAATGTACAAGAAGTTATAGCGATTCAAATCCAGACTCGAAAAG AGCACAAGATTCCGATGTCTTTAGATTAGAAGATGCATGCCAATTTATCTACAATGACGCCAAGTTTGTAAACGAAAGGGCTCGGAGTGATATTTTCTTGCTTTCTCG GAGTATAATGAGTATGGATGAACGGGCGCGTCAAGATGTTGCCATAATTGGGTCAGGGTTTCTCAAGCTCGACG CTCGTGCGAGAAAGGATACTGAGAAAATCGACACCAATGTGAAGAGAAAAGCTGAATTTCTTCATCATATCGCGATG ATCTTGAAAGAGAAAGCAGAGTCCAGATTGAAGAAAGCTGCTGACAAACACTGGAGTGATGGAGCATTGGAG GCTGACTTGAGACGAGCAGACTTCTTTGCCAAACAACGTGCTTTGGAAGATGCACTGACAGCATTAGAG TTTGTGAAGAACATCCATGATATGATGGTGACAGAGATGTACAAGTT GAAAAGGgattcatcttcatcatcatcagagAGCATTCAAGGACATATAACTATTGAAAAGAATGGAAAAACACACGATTTCTTTCCTGGAGAAGTTTCATCTGATCGGATAAGTGCTATTCAG GAAGCTTACTTGAGCATGGCATCTGCCTTTTATGAAGCTGATGGAATTGACTACACTGATCCAGAAGAG CTTGAATTACTAGTTGCAACACTGATTGATCTGGACGCCATGGATGGAAAGAGCAGTGTGTCTCTACTGGCTGAATGTTCAAGCTCTCCTGATGTAAATACCAG AAAGGCGTTGGCTAATGCTTTGGCAACAGCACCCTCTATGTGGACTCTTGGAAACGCTGGCATGGGAGCATTGCAG GTTTGTGCAGAGATTAGCTGA